From Macaca mulatta isolate MMU2019108-1 chromosome 1, T2T-MMU8v2.0, whole genome shotgun sequence, the proteins below share one genomic window:
- the TMEM9 gene encoding LOW QUALITY PROTEIN: proton-transporting V-type ATPase complex assembly regulator TMEM9 (The sequence of the model RefSeq protein was modified relative to this genomic sequence to represent the inferred CDS: deleted 1 base in 1 codon), with translation MKLLSLVAVVGCLLVPPAEANKVREVSLQHLVTTATTVHGHPVYRADSESSEDIRCKCICPPYRNISGHIYNQNVSQKDCNCLHVVEPMPVPGHDVEAYCLLCECRYEERSTTTIKVIIVIYLSVVGALLLYMAFLMLVDPLIRKPDAYTEQLHNEEENEDARSMAAAAASLGGPRANTVLERVEGAQQRWKLQVQEQRKTVFDRHKMLS, from the exons ATGAAGCTCTTATCTTTGGTGGCTGTGGTCGGGTGTTTGCTGGTGCCCCCAGCTGAAGCCAACAAGGTGAGGGAGGTGAGCCTGCAGCACCTGGTCACGACCGCC ACCACCGTGCACGGCCACCCTGTCTACAGGGCTGACTCAGAG AGTTCTGAAGACATCCGGTGCAAATGCATTTGTCCACCTTATAGAAACATCAGTGGGCACATTTATAACCAGAATGTGTCCCAGAAGGACTG CAACTGCCTGCACGTGGTGGAGCCCATGCCGGTGCCTGGCCATGACGTGGAGGCCTACTGCCTGCTGTGCGAGTGCAGGTACGAGGAGCGCAGCACCACCACCATCAAG GTCATCATTGTCATCTACCTGTCCGTGGTGGGTGCCCTCTTGCTCTACATGGCCTTCCTGATGCTGGTGGACCCTCTGATCCGAAAGCCAGATGCATACACCGAGCAACTGCACAATGAGGAGGAGAATGAG GATGCTCGCTCTATGGCAGCAGCTGCTGCATCCCTCGGGGGACCCCGAGCAAACACAGTCCTGGAGCGCGTGGAAGGTGCCCAGCAGCGGTGGAAGCTGCAGGTGCAGGAGCAGCGGAAGACAGTCTTCGATCGGCACAAGATGCTCAGCTAG